From a single Bacillus gobiensis genomic region:
- a CDS encoding C40 family peptidase, which translates to MNNRIVVGLTASALAGTAFAAPSAEAVSITVKKGDSLWKLSRDYHTSIDSIKLANNLSSTQLMIGQVLKIPKKADSNTQKKTAVPAKKPAKPSISTYTVKYGDSLWMIARNSHTSVQEIRNLNSLSSDMIYPGQKLKLKKSSQSSQQKPSSGSIVQTNTDSVDTDTYQVQLGDSLWKIANKHNLSLAELKTLNQLTSDTIYPGKILKLKASGKPPAEKPQDIEQSQEPEKPENPSSAAEHTVKAGDSLWKIANQYNISVQQIRDFNQLVSDVLQIGQVIRISEAGKKPEPTQPVNPPSQPSTDPEQIGIKADRMIEEAMKYIGVPYRWGGNNPSGFDCSGFIYYSINKVASISRLSTAGYWNSMKSIGEPSRGDFVYFTTYKAGPSHMGIYLGNGDFIHAGSSGVEISNLSNSYWNKRYLGAKRFF; encoded by the coding sequence ATGAATAATAGAATCGTTGTCGGTTTGACTGCTTCTGCACTAGCGGGAACGGCTTTCGCAGCACCTTCAGCGGAAGCGGTCTCAATCACAGTGAAAAAGGGAGACTCTTTGTGGAAGCTATCGAGAGATTATCATACTAGTATTGATTCAATTAAATTAGCAAACAACCTATCTTCTACGCAGCTTATGATTGGGCAAGTCCTTAAAATCCCGAAAAAGGCAGACAGCAATACACAGAAAAAGACTGCAGTACCAGCTAAAAAGCCTGCGAAACCTTCGATCTCTACATATACTGTGAAATACGGTGATTCGTTATGGATGATTGCCAGAAATAGCCACACTTCAGTGCAAGAGATTCGAAACTTAAATTCGTTATCAAGTGATATGATTTATCCAGGACAAAAATTAAAGCTGAAAAAGAGTTCACAATCGTCTCAGCAAAAACCGTCATCGGGTTCAATCGTTCAAACGAATACTGATTCAGTCGATACTGATACATATCAAGTGCAGCTTGGAGATTCCCTATGGAAGATAGCTAATAAGCATAATCTTTCATTAGCTGAATTAAAAACATTAAATCAACTGACATCCGATACCATTTATCCAGGCAAAATATTAAAGCTGAAGGCGTCAGGTAAGCCACCGGCTGAGAAACCGCAAGATATAGAGCAGTCCCAAGAGCCTGAGAAACCGGAAAACCCTTCTTCCGCGGCGGAACATACTGTAAAAGCAGGTGATTCCCTATGGAAGATTGCAAACCAGTATAACATTTCTGTTCAACAGATTAGAGATTTCAATCAATTAGTATCGGATGTTCTCCAAATTGGACAAGTGATCCGCATTTCAGAGGCTGGCAAAAAGCCCGAGCCTACTCAGCCAGTGAATCCGCCTTCTCAGCCATCAACCGATCCGGAGCAAATTGGGATCAAAGCAGACCGGATGATAGAAGAAGCAATGAAATACATAGGTGTCCCATATCGTTGGGGCGGAAATAACCCATCAGGATTTGATTGCAGCGGGTTTATCTATTACTCGATAAATAAAGTCGCGTCTATTTCTCGATTAAGCACAGCCGGCTATTGGAACTCTATGAAGTCAATTGGAGAACCTTCCCGCGGTGATTTTGTATATTTCACAACGTATAAAGCAGGTCCGTCTCATATGGGTATTTATTTAGGAAACGGAGACTTTATTCATGCTGGCTCGTCGGGTGTTGAAATCTCAAACTTAAGCAATTCCTATTGGAACAAACGATATCTTGGAGCAAAACGTTTCTTTTAA
- a CDS encoding YojF family protein, whose product MKPIVKDAVQQSLEQFLNQPVYIHLETTTGAYSAHRDPNNMTVVAYIRNAKVKYSQAKIKGQGPFRVGLKSEDGWIYAEGLTDFTIDENGALLLAGYLPGGKLAISLQISTDPFPV is encoded by the coding sequence ATGAAACCGATCGTTAAGGATGCAGTCCAGCAGTCTTTGGAACAATTTCTAAATCAGCCAGTTTATATTCACTTAGAAACGACGACTGGCGCTTATTCAGCTCATAGAGATCCAAACAATATGACCGTGGTGGCATATATTCGTAATGCAAAGGTAAAATACAGCCAAGCGAAAATTAAAGGCCAAGGACCATTCAGAGTGGGCTTGAAATCTGAAGATGGCTGGATTTATGCAGAAGGATTAACTGATTTTACAATTGACGAAAACGGAGCGCTGCTGCTTGCAGGATATTTGCCCGGCGGGAAGCTTGCCATCAGCCTGCAAATCAGCACGGACCCTTTTCCAGTTTAA
- a CDS encoding ATP-binding protein: MNQQIEKLILPESIQTKIKAFHKQNITEEDQSLIGSPGYASDNEFILIDAIISLAMGKNILLKGPTGSGKTKLAETLSAVFHQPMHSINCSVDLDAEALVGYKTITNESGQSAIEFVPGPVTKAMQKGQFLYIDEINMAKPETLPILNGVLDYRKRMTNPFTGEVVQAKEGFGVIAAINEGYVGTVPLNEALKNRFVIIDVPYVTGKILEDVLKSQSTLSNEKLIKQFVQLSSDLLIQTENGTVSEDAASIRALLDTCDLAAYIPPLRAIERGVVEKLEDEREKAAVRNIAQTLFE, from the coding sequence ATGAATCAACAAATAGAAAAATTAATTCTGCCGGAATCAATCCAAACAAAAATAAAAGCTTTTCATAAACAAAACATTACTGAAGAAGATCAATCGTTAATCGGATCTCCTGGATATGCATCAGACAACGAATTCATATTGATAGATGCCATTATCTCTCTTGCTATGGGAAAAAATATATTGCTTAAAGGACCAACGGGATCGGGTAAAACGAAGCTTGCCGAGACACTGTCAGCTGTATTTCATCAGCCGATGCACAGCATCAATTGCTCCGTCGATTTAGATGCTGAGGCGTTAGTCGGTTATAAAACAATCACCAATGAAAGCGGACAATCTGCGATTGAATTTGTTCCAGGTCCTGTCACAAAGGCGATGCAAAAAGGGCAATTTCTTTATATTGATGAAATAAATATGGCAAAGCCTGAGACTCTGCCTATTTTAAACGGCGTCCTCGACTACAGAAAACGAATGACAAATCCATTTACGGGTGAGGTTGTTCAAGCAAAGGAAGGCTTTGGTGTTATTGCAGCAATCAATGAAGGGTACGTAGGGACCGTACCTTTAAATGAAGCGCTGAAAAACCGTTTCGTCATCATTGACGTTCCTTATGTTACCGGAAAAATTTTAGAAGATGTGTTAAAGAGCCAATCGACTTTGTCAAACGAAAAATTAATCAAGCAATTTGTTCAATTGTCGTCCGATTTGCTTATTCAGACAGAAAATGGAACGGTTTCCGAAGATGCAGCTTCCATACGGGCCCTGTTGGACACATGTGACCTTGCGGCTTATATTCCTCCTTTGCGAGCAATTGAGAGAGGGGTCGTTGAAAAACTAGAGGATGAACGAGAAAAAGCAGCAGTAAGAAATATTGCTCAAACATTATTTGAATGA
- a CDS encoding superoxide dismutase family protein encodes MKQFVTGFLASLLLISSAGCGTKNDGSVSKENSKEVAEMAGGVYRIPMVNQKRNTVGYIEVYESKEKGVDIHLSASELPPGTLAFHIFEKAECTAPTFESAGSVFNPTNKEHGFDNPKGPYAGDLPNIEVGADGKVDIIVNAPDVTISQGKLSLLDNDGSAFIIHSGQDDYLTNPSGNSGERIVCGSIKNGEAQ; translated from the coding sequence ATGAAACAGTTTGTAACAGGATTCCTTGCTTCCTTACTATTAATTTCTAGTGCCGGTTGTGGAACGAAAAATGACGGGAGCGTATCAAAAGAGAATTCGAAAGAAGTAGCAGAAATGGCTGGGGGAGTATATCGAATACCAATGGTCAATCAAAAAAGAAATACGGTTGGATACATTGAGGTTTATGAATCAAAGGAAAAAGGCGTGGATATCCATTTATCGGCGAGCGAATTACCGCCTGGTACGCTGGCTTTTCATATTTTCGAAAAAGCAGAGTGTACAGCGCCGACCTTTGAATCAGCGGGTTCTGTTTTTAACCCGACCAATAAAGAACACGGTTTCGATAATCCAAAAGGGCCTTATGCCGGAGACCTGCCAAATATTGAAGTCGGTGCCGATGGGAAGGTTGACATCATCGTCAATGCACCTGATGTGACAATCAGTCAAGGTAAGCTTTCTCTATTAGATAATGACGGAAGTGCTTTTATCATTCACAGCGGACAGGATGATTATCTCACGAACCCGAGCGGAAATTCTGGTGAACGAATTGTATGCGGATCTATTAAAAACGGTGAAGCGCAGTAG
- the bshB2 gene encoding bacillithiol biosynthesis deacetylase BshB2, protein MSKEHVLVILPHPDDESFGVAGLIALNRKKGIPVTYACATLGEMGRNMGDPLFANRESLSSIRKKELIQACQELDVELKMLGLRDKTLEFEDDEYLADIMESVINEVNPSLIVTFYPGYGVHPDHDACGEAVIRALYRRKKEDRPLTYCIAITNDREEEVGKPDVMFDIKEVADVKFRALKAHKSQTEYMLKEIDTELNSSVFEHMPWFEQEVFWTYPWKD, encoded by the coding sequence TTGAGTAAAGAGCATGTACTTGTTATTTTGCCTCATCCGGATGATGAATCTTTCGGTGTGGCAGGATTGATTGCATTAAATAGAAAAAAAGGAATCCCGGTTACCTATGCTTGTGCAACTCTTGGGGAGATGGGCAGAAATATGGGGGATCCGCTTTTTGCAAATCGGGAATCCCTTTCGTCTATTAGAAAAAAAGAGCTGATTCAGGCGTGTCAGGAGCTAGATGTTGAATTGAAAATGCTTGGACTACGTGACAAAACGCTTGAATTTGAAGATGATGAATATTTGGCTGATATTATGGAATCCGTAATAAATGAAGTAAATCCGAGTCTTATCGTTACATTTTATCCCGGGTACGGCGTTCATCCCGACCACGATGCATGTGGTGAAGCGGTCATCAGAGCTTTGTATCGCAGAAAAAAAGAAGACCGGCCTTTGACGTATTGCATTGCGATCACTAATGATCGTGAGGAAGAGGTAGGGAAGCCGGATGTGATGTTTGACATCAAAGAAGTAGCGGATGTTAAATTCCGTGCGCTAAAAGCCCATAAATCACAAACGGAATACATGCTGAAAGAAATTGATACGGAGCTGAACTCGTCTGTATTCGAGCATATGCCTTGGTTTGAACAAGAAGTGTTTTGGACTTATCCGTGGAAAGATTAA
- the sucA gene encoding 2-oxoglutarate dehydrogenase E1 component — MLQNSMKQRLTWDDFHGPNLGYVQELYDQYVNDPESLDSEFREMFDELGRPPSQIKKAEGSLAEGIQTLQNVQKIASVVKLAEDIRTYGHLNASVNPLRKTQEKKVLFPLRDYGLTEEDVKAVPASVICKDAPPTVKDGLDAILHLKETYKKTISFEFDHVHSFEERNWLTKLVESGELFSEHSKDKLVGVLNRLAEVEGFEQYLHRTFVGQKRFSIEGLDCLVPILDEIVAKTVSAGTESINIGMAHRGRLNVLAHVLGKPYDIIFSEFQHAPNKDIVPSEGSIGINYGWSGDVKYHLGANKNIQEKDAKPVKITLANNPSHLEFIDPIVEGSTRASQETRSKAGYPEQEIRKSLAILIHGDAAFPGEGIVSETLNLSQLSGYQVGGTIHIIANNMIGFTTESNESRSTKYASDLAKGFEIPIVHVNADDPEACLAAVQLAVEYREKFKKDFLIDLIGYRRFGHNEMDEPATTQPMLYDAVRKHPTVKQIFAEKLLAKGIAEKEEIEKSFDMITKRFEAAYRNVPKNKEDTIADIELPAPVSNGFPAIDTSIKFDVLRKLNSELVTYPEGFNVFGKLQRILEKRAKAFEDDRKVEWSLAESLAFASILKDGIPVRLTGQDSERGTFAQRNLVLHDSKTGDEFVPLHHLSSADASFAVYNSPLSEGSVLGFEYGYNVASPETLVIWEAQYGDFANAAQVYFDQFISAGRAKWGQTSGMVILLPHGYEGQGPEHSSGRTERFLQLAAENNWTVANVTSAAQYFHILRRQAKMLLREEIRPLVIMTPKSLLRNPNTISEVQELTESTFKPVLEQNSKAQVEEKVTRLVLSSGKVAIDLGDFYNQIKEDKEWVHLARVEELYPFPAKEIKKVLSKLTNLEEIVWVQEEPQNMGGWNYIDPYLRELAPKGVSVRYIGRRRRSSPAEGDPTVHKKEQVRIMTESLLRKH, encoded by the coding sequence ATGTTGCAAAACAGTATGAAACAACGGTTAACTTGGGATGATTTTCACGGCCCGAACCTCGGTTACGTGCAAGAGCTTTATGATCAATATGTAAATGATCCGGAAAGCCTTGACAGTGAATTCAGGGAGATGTTTGATGAATTAGGAAGGCCGCCGAGCCAAATTAAAAAAGCGGAAGGTTCATTAGCAGAAGGAATCCAGACGCTTCAAAACGTACAAAAAATTGCTTCCGTCGTAAAACTGGCTGAAGATATTCGTACGTATGGCCATTTAAACGCTTCAGTCAATCCCTTAAGAAAAACGCAAGAAAAAAAAGTGCTTTTCCCATTGCGTGATTATGGCCTGACAGAGGAAGACGTAAAAGCAGTTCCTGCTTCCGTAATCTGCAAGGACGCTCCTCCCACTGTCAAAGACGGGTTGGATGCTATTCTTCATTTAAAAGAGACGTATAAAAAAACAATCTCTTTCGAATTTGACCACGTCCACAGCTTTGAAGAGAGAAATTGGCTGACGAAGCTAGTTGAATCGGGGGAACTCTTTTCAGAACATTCGAAAGATAAATTGGTCGGTGTGTTAAACAGGCTGGCTGAAGTGGAAGGCTTCGAACAGTATTTGCATCGGACATTTGTCGGCCAAAAACGTTTTTCGATTGAAGGATTGGATTGTTTGGTGCCAATCTTAGACGAAATTGTGGCAAAAACAGTATCTGCTGGTACAGAGAGCATTAATATCGGCATGGCTCACCGGGGACGCTTAAATGTCCTGGCACACGTATTAGGAAAACCGTATGACATTATTTTCTCAGAATTTCAGCACGCCCCAAATAAGGATATCGTTCCTTCAGAAGGCTCGATAGGCATCAACTACGGCTGGTCCGGCGATGTAAAATACCATCTTGGTGCGAATAAAAATATTCAAGAAAAAGACGCGAAGCCTGTAAAAATAACATTAGCCAACAATCCGAGCCACTTGGAATTCATTGATCCGATCGTTGAGGGAAGCACAAGAGCGTCTCAAGAAACTCGATCAAAAGCCGGTTATCCTGAACAGGAAATCAGGAAATCTCTTGCTATTTTGATCCATGGGGATGCTGCTTTTCCAGGGGAAGGCATCGTGTCTGAAACGCTTAACCTGAGCCAGCTTTCCGGGTACCAGGTTGGCGGAACAATCCATATTATCGCAAATAATATGATCGGATTTACAACGGAAAGTAATGAATCACGATCAACAAAATATGCCAGTGACCTTGCGAAGGGATTTGAAATTCCTATTGTCCACGTCAATGCTGATGATCCTGAAGCTTGTCTTGCAGCTGTTCAGCTCGCTGTTGAATATCGGGAAAAATTCAAGAAAGATTTTCTAATAGATTTAATCGGCTATCGAAGATTTGGGCACAACGAGATGGATGAACCGGCGACGACTCAGCCGATGCTCTATGACGCTGTAAGGAAACACCCTACAGTCAAACAGATTTTTGCCGAAAAATTACTAGCTAAAGGCATTGCTGAAAAAGAAGAGATTGAAAAAAGCTTTGATATGATTACAAAACGATTTGAAGCAGCTTATCGAAATGTTCCGAAGAACAAAGAGGACACGATAGCGGATATCGAATTGCCTGCCCCTGTCTCAAATGGTTTTCCGGCAATTGATACGTCCATTAAGTTCGATGTGTTGCGTAAGCTCAACAGTGAGCTTGTAACCTATCCAGAAGGCTTCAACGTATTCGGAAAGCTTCAACGAATTCTTGAAAAACGAGCAAAAGCGTTTGAGGATGACCGAAAAGTGGAGTGGTCACTGGCTGAATCTCTTGCTTTTGCCTCGATTTTAAAAGATGGCATTCCGGTCCGGCTAACCGGCCAGGACTCAGAACGAGGGACATTTGCCCAGAGAAACCTTGTGCTGCATGACAGCAAAACCGGCGATGAGTTCGTACCGCTGCATCATTTGTCTAGTGCCGATGCCTCGTTTGCCGTTTACAACAGCCCGCTCTCAGAAGGCTCCGTACTCGGCTTTGAATACGGGTATAACGTTGCTTCACCGGAAACATTAGTCATTTGGGAAGCCCAATACGGAGATTTCGCAAATGCTGCTCAGGTCTATTTTGATCAATTTATTTCAGCTGGAAGAGCAAAATGGGGACAAACTTCGGGAATGGTTATTTTACTGCCGCATGGTTATGAAGGACAAGGTCCAGAGCACTCGAGCGGACGAACCGAACGGTTTTTACAGCTTGCTGCCGAGAACAACTGGACTGTTGCTAATGTTACGAGCGCAGCACAGTATTTCCACATATTGCGAAGACAGGCGAAAATGCTGCTGCGTGAAGAAATTCGCCCTCTTGTGATCATGACGCCAAAAAGCTTACTTAGAAATCCGAACACAATTTCCGAGGTCCAAGAATTAACGGAAAGCACGTTTAAGCCTGTTCTTGAGCAAAACAGTAAGGCGCAAGTTGAAGAGAAAGTGACGCGGCTCGTTCTCTCCAGCGGTAAAGTTGCAATTGATTTGGGTGATTTTTATAATCAAATTAAAGAGGATAAGGAATGGGTTCATTTAGCAAGAGTAGAGGAGCTCTATCCTTTCCCGGCGAAAGAAATAAAAAAAGTATTGAGCAAGCTGACAAATCTTGAAGAAATAGTATGGGTACAAGAAGAACCTCAAAACATGGGTGGATGGAATTATATTGATCCTTATTTAAGGGAGCTGGCACCAAAAGGAGTGTCCGTGCGTTACATTGGGCGAAGAAGAAGATCCAGTCCGGCAGAAGGGGACCCGACCGTTCATAAAAAAGAGCAAGTACGCATTATGACAGAAAGCCTATTACGCAAACATTAA
- a CDS encoding Hsp20/alpha crystallin family protein, with protein sequence MFDWNRFFPFQNQFTKDQFKQMNPNEVESYVNQVMSSVFGKGYPSQFPFRDPLHNEDNNHAAHTFETNDHVFVKLQINEKQLEEIKIKHTSHTLIIENFPKDGDDHKIILPSLVKRKGTKASYNDGNLEIRFMKLEDYQLSEIEIS encoded by the coding sequence ATGTTCGATTGGAACCGTTTTTTTCCATTCCAAAATCAATTTACAAAAGACCAATTCAAACAAATGAATCCTAATGAGGTTGAGTCATACGTCAATCAAGTGATGAGCAGCGTTTTCGGAAAAGGGTATCCGTCTCAATTTCCTTTCCGTGATCCATTGCATAACGAAGACAACAATCATGCCGCACATACATTTGAAACGAATGATCACGTTTTTGTCAAACTGCAAATCAATGAAAAGCAGCTGGAAGAGATAAAAATAAAGCATACCTCCCATACGTTGATTATTGAAAATTTTCCGAAGGACGGCGATGACCATAAAATCATATTGCCTTCTTTGGTGAAAAGAAAGGGCACTAAAGCTTCCTATAATGATGGAAACCTGGAAATTCGCTTTATGAAACTTGAGGATTATCAGCTTTCCGAAATCGAAATCTCGTAA
- the odhB gene encoding 2-oxoglutarate dehydrogenase complex dihydrolipoyllysine-residue succinyltransferase, with protein MAEIKVPELAESISEGTIAQWLKQPGDYVEQGEYLLELETDKVNVELTAEQSGVLKEVLKDSGDTVQVGEIIGTITEGEGSGQGSNSESQEEAVSSTANQNEEMTEPAAQENVQKEEAKRRTVASPAARKLAREKGIDLSEITAGDPLGRVRRQDVEAYDKKPAPAKETAQSSKTVSQPAPSKQDPEKPFERQKMSRRRQTIAKRLVEVQQTSAMLTTFNEVDMTAVMDVRKRRKDKFLEQHEVKLGFMSFFTKAVVAALKKFPLLNAEIQGDELVIKKFYDIGIAVSAAEGLVVPVVRDADRLSFAGIENEIAELAKKARDNKLTLSELQGGTFTITNGGTFGSLMSTPILNSPQVGILGMHKIQLRPVAIDAEQFENRPMMYIALSYDHRIVDGKEAVSFLVTIKDLLEDPEQLLLEG; from the coding sequence ATGGCGGAAATAAAAGTACCAGAATTGGCAGAATCAATTTCAGAGGGAACAATTGCACAATGGCTGAAACAGCCGGGGGACTATGTAGAACAGGGAGAATACTTGCTTGAGCTGGAAACAGATAAAGTAAATGTCGAATTAACGGCAGAACAATCAGGGGTATTAAAAGAGGTCCTTAAGGATTCCGGAGATACTGTTCAAGTTGGCGAAATCATCGGAACCATAACCGAGGGAGAAGGAAGCGGCCAGGGCTCCAATTCTGAAAGCCAGGAAGAAGCTGTCTCTTCTACGGCCAATCAGAATGAGGAAATGACAGAACCAGCTGCACAAGAGAACGTGCAAAAAGAGGAAGCCAAAAGAAGAACGGTCGCTTCACCTGCCGCTAGAAAACTAGCTCGTGAAAAAGGGATTGACTTATCTGAAATAACTGCAGGAGATCCATTGGGAAGAGTCCGCAGGCAGGATGTCGAAGCCTACGACAAAAAACCAGCTCCGGCTAAGGAAACAGCTCAATCAAGCAAGACTGTTTCTCAGCCAGCTCCTTCTAAACAGGATCCAGAAAAACCGTTTGAAAGACAGAAAATGTCAAGGCGCAGACAAACAATTGCCAAGCGTCTGGTTGAAGTCCAGCAAACATCTGCCATGCTGACAACCTTCAATGAAGTGGACATGACAGCCGTAATGGATGTAAGGAAACGACGCAAAGACAAATTTCTTGAGCAGCATGAAGTGAAATTAGGTTTTATGTCCTTTTTCACGAAAGCTGTCGTTGCAGCACTCAAAAAATTCCCGTTGTTAAACGCTGAAATTCAAGGTGACGAGCTAGTGATTAAAAAGTTTTACGATATCGGAATCGCCGTTTCCGCAGCTGAAGGACTTGTCGTCCCCGTCGTCCGTGATGCCGACCGTTTATCATTTGCCGGAATTGAGAACGAAATTGCCGAGCTTGCAAAGAAAGCGAGAGATAACAAGCTGACTCTCTCTGAGCTTCAAGGCGGCACGTTTACAATAACTAACGGCGGAACATTTGGTTCATTAATGTCAACGCCTATTTTAAACAGCCCTCAAGTCGGCATTCTGGGAATGCATAAAATCCAGCTAAGACCGGTAGCCATTGATGCCGAACAATTCGAGAACAGACCGATGATGTACATCGCCCTGTCCTATGATCATCGAATCGTTGATGGCAAGGAAGCAGTCAGCTTTCTCGTCACAATTAAAGATTTGCTGGAGGATCCAGAGCAGCTGCTGCTGGAAGGGTAG
- a CDS encoding vWA domain-containing protein yields MKFIKFNDSTIDSFLFMEMNDLAKTLSSNHSVEVEYGVQSYYHPYENKIYMSHFWKDRPYEDLRAGLKSDIYLRSIGSRFHSFPDTANFLRQMKGKKLSSLAKQLVSLFEDIRIEELVKSSRPGTKSIFQQRRELYRKHFRTQLTLNKERSIFTDALFCGIYLKLTADSPLEEIPDIREDITAAKPYIESQLSRIYDARSTNEIIVIARNLVDLFEEILNKDMLNTYFFLPDISVVQLEEAEKLEENTKLSEDIALEDQEKEEKDVEDETLPTWHRETNAESKSFLQFDVEHGAKTNRLGNSFREGDDGDQAFGIVQGRSSQSKRKDYSKLESHDAVNDEPANNGNDDFGKENKFAVAKFTSPHKPTLKETLDYQIQVKSISFYQKKLKQMIQKTLEHKRTQPKTNLHAGRLNKKLLRYFTEENPRLFYKKQELSKEIDAAFLLLVDCSASMFDKMDETKKGIALFHESLKSVQVKHQVIGFWEEEATEEEQPNYFKTIIPFEQSLKRVTGPEIMQLEPEEDNRDGFAIRQAIRMFRHRHEKQKFLIVFSDGEPAAYGYEQNGIVDTHEAVITARKRGIEVINVFLSNSQIEEAQKKTIQNMYGRYSLFVPNVDQLPDVLYPLLKKLLNKSIV; encoded by the coding sequence ATGAAGTTTATTAAATTCAACGATAGCACGATCGACTCCTTTTTGTTTATGGAAATGAATGATCTTGCAAAAACCTTGTCTTCGAATCATTCCGTAGAAGTTGAGTATGGCGTGCAATCCTATTACCATCCTTATGAAAATAAAATATACATGAGTCATTTCTGGAAGGACCGGCCTTACGAAGATTTGCGAGCTGGATTAAAAAGCGACATTTATCTCAGATCGATTGGGTCACGTTTTCATTCGTTTCCGGACACGGCAAACTTTTTGCGGCAAATGAAAGGCAAAAAGCTTTCGAGCTTGGCGAAGCAGCTTGTAAGCCTTTTTGAAGATATTCGAATCGAAGAATTAGTAAAATCTTCTCGTCCTGGAACGAAATCAATTTTTCAACAGCGCCGCGAGCTGTATCGCAAGCATTTTCGCACACAGCTGACTCTTAATAAAGAACGAAGCATTTTTACCGATGCTTTGTTTTGCGGAATTTATTTGAAGCTGACAGCGGACTCGCCGCTTGAAGAGATTCCTGATATCCGCGAGGACATTACCGCCGCGAAACCGTATATTGAAAGTCAGTTAAGCAGAATCTATGATGCACGTTCGACAAATGAAATCATTGTGATCGCTAGGAACTTAGTCGATCTCTTTGAAGAAATACTTAATAAAGATATGCTGAATACGTATTTCTTTCTACCCGACATCAGTGTGGTGCAGTTGGAGGAGGCAGAGAAGCTTGAGGAAAATACGAAGCTGAGTGAAGATATTGCCTTAGAAGACCAAGAAAAGGAAGAAAAAGACGTAGAGGACGAAACACTTCCTACCTGGCATAGAGAAACGAATGCCGAATCAAAGAGCTTTTTGCAATTTGATGTAGAACATGGCGCAAAAACCAATCGATTAGGAAACTCATTTCGTGAAGGCGATGATGGGGATCAAGCTTTTGGTATCGTACAGGGAAGAAGCAGTCAGTCGAAAAGAAAGGATTATTCCAAGCTTGAATCACATGACGCCGTGAACGATGAACCGGCAAACAACGGCAATGATGACTTTGGCAAAGAAAACAAATTCGCTGTCGCAAAATTCACATCACCGCATAAACCAACACTGAAAGAAACGCTTGACTATCAAATTCAAGTGAAATCTATCTCGTTTTACCAAAAAAAATTAAAGCAGATGATTCAAAAAACGTTAGAGCACAAAAGGACGCAGCCCAAAACAAATTTGCACGCCGGCCGCTTAAACAAAAAGCTGCTGAGGTATTTCACAGAGGAAAATCCGCGGCTTTTTTATAAAAAGCAGGAGCTTTCAAAAGAAATTGATGCTGCATTTCTCCTGCTCGTTGATTGCTCGGCAAGCATGTTCGATAAAATGGATGAAACGAAAAAGGGGATTGCCCTTTTTCACGAGTCATTAAAATCTGTTCAGGTGAAGCATCAAGTGATTGGCTTTTGGGAAGAAGAGGCCACGGAAGAGGAGCAGCCAAACTATTTTAAGACGATCATTCCATTTGAACAGTCACTAAAACGCGTGACTGGCCCTGAAATTATGCAGCTTGAACCGGAGGAAGATAACCGCGACGGCTTTGCCATTAGGCAGGCTATTCGCATGTTCAGGCACAGACACGAGAAACAGAAATTTTTAATTGTCTTCTCTGATGGTGAACCAGCAGCATACGGGTATGAACAAAACGGAATAGTGGATACTCACGAAGCGGTTATTACTGCAAGAAAAAGGGGTATAGAAGTAATAAATGTATTTTTGTCAAATAGTCAAATTGAAGAGGCTCAAAAGAAAACCATTCAGAATATGTATGGAAGATACAGTTTGTTCGTTCCAAATGTAGACCAGCTTCCGGACGTTCTTTATCCGTTATTGAAGAAATTACTGAACAAGAGCATAGTTTGA